In Elgaria multicarinata webbii isolate HBS135686 ecotype San Diego chromosome 19, rElgMul1.1.pri, whole genome shotgun sequence, a genomic segment contains:
- the GBGT1 gene encoding globoside alpha-1,3-N-acetylgalactosaminyltransferase 1 isoform X1, whose translation MAEKRSWPSQAMDRTGNMKLMNPVFLGLFILASFVFIWALIWKGPTVYLPYYLPCPDVFAMKLQYREEKTPELFPQLFYPQPNAMKQTRSDVLTVTPWLAPIVWEGTFDSEILDNVYKPLNLTIGVTVFAVGKYTQFAGHFLESAERYFMTGYRVNYYIFTDNPQAIPAVHLQPGRTLSLVLMRKRTHWQEISMRRMEAINRHISETAHREVDYLFCLDVDLLFHNPWGPETLGEMVAVLHPGYYKAPRTKFPYERRRESAAYISSDEGDFYYAGGAFGGLVKRVYVFTWACHMTILADKANEIMAVWQEESHLNRHFLSHKPSKVLSPEYLWDGSKTSPPEVRLIKMSAIVKNHRQIRE comes from the exons ATggccgagaagagatcctggccctcccagGCTATGGACAG AACAGGCAACATGAAACTGATGAATCCTGTCTTTCTCGGACTCTTCATCCTCGCCTCTTTCGTATTTATCTG GGCTTTGATTTGGAAAGGACCAACCGTCTACCTTCCATATTATCTCCCCTGCCCGGATGTCTT TGCTATGAAACTGCAATACAGAGAGGAAAAAACACCTGAGCTATTTCCACA GTTATTTTATCCACAACCAAACGCCATGAAACAGAC GCGCTCTGATGTGCTCACAGTGACTCCATGGCTAGCCCCCATTGTCTGGGAAGGAACATTCGACTCTGAAATCTTGGACAACGTCTACAAACCTTTGAACCTCACTATTGGAGTCACGGTGTTCGCCGTTGGGAA GTACACCCAATTTGCGGGCCATTTCTTGGAATCGGCAGAACGCTACTTCATGACGGGCTACCGTGTGAACTACTACATCTTCACCGACAACCCTCAGGCCATCCCCGCGGTGCACCTGCAGCCCGGCCGGACCCTCTCCCTGGTCCTCATGAGAAAACGCACCCACTGGCAAGAGATCTCCATGCGGCGGATGGAGGCCATCAACAGGCATATCTCGGAGACGGCCCACCGAGAAGTGGACTACCTCTTCTGCTTAGACGTCGACTTGCTGTTTCACAACCCGTGGGGCCCGGAGACCCTGGGGGAGATGGTGGCGGTCCTCCATCCGGGCTACTACAAAGCTCCTCGAACGAAATTCCCGTACGAGAGGAGAAGGGAGTCTGCGGCCTACATCTCTAGTGATGAGGGGGACTTTTACTACGCCGGGGGGGCCTTTGGAGGCCTGGTCAAGAGAGTGTACGTGTTCACCTGGGCATGCCACATGACCATCCTAGCCGACAAGGCCAACGAGATCATGGCGGTCTGGCAAGAGGAGAGCCATCTCAATCGGCACTTCCTTTCCCATAAACCTTCGAAGGTCCTCTCTCCGGAGTACCTCTGGGACGGTTCAAAAACCAGCCCTCCTGAGGTGAGGCTGATCAAGATGTCAGCGATAGTTAAGAATCACAGGCAAATCAGGGAGTAA
- the GBGT1 gene encoding globoside alpha-1,3-N-acetylgalactosaminyltransferase 1 isoform X2 has product MVRHLLESRTGNMKLMNPVFLGLFILASFVFIWALIWKGPTVYLPYYLPCPDVFAMKLQYREEKTPELFPQLFYPQPNAMKQTRSDVLTVTPWLAPIVWEGTFDSEILDNVYKPLNLTIGVTVFAVGKYTQFAGHFLESAERYFMTGYRVNYYIFTDNPQAIPAVHLQPGRTLSLVLMRKRTHWQEISMRRMEAINRHISETAHREVDYLFCLDVDLLFHNPWGPETLGEMVAVLHPGYYKAPRTKFPYERRRESAAYISSDEGDFYYAGGAFGGLVKRVYVFTWACHMTILADKANEIMAVWQEESHLNRHFLSHKPSKVLSPEYLWDGSKTSPPEVRLIKMSAIVKNHRQIRE; this is encoded by the exons ATGGTTCGCCACCTTCTGGAAAGCAG AACAGGCAACATGAAACTGATGAATCCTGTCTTTCTCGGACTCTTCATCCTCGCCTCTTTCGTATTTATCTG GGCTTTGATTTGGAAAGGACCAACCGTCTACCTTCCATATTATCTCCCCTGCCCGGATGTCTT TGCTATGAAACTGCAATACAGAGAGGAAAAAACACCTGAGCTATTTCCACA GTTATTTTATCCACAACCAAACGCCATGAAACAGAC GCGCTCTGATGTGCTCACAGTGACTCCATGGCTAGCCCCCATTGTCTGGGAAGGAACATTCGACTCTGAAATCTTGGACAACGTCTACAAACCTTTGAACCTCACTATTGGAGTCACGGTGTTCGCCGTTGGGAA GTACACCCAATTTGCGGGCCATTTCTTGGAATCGGCAGAACGCTACTTCATGACGGGCTACCGTGTGAACTACTACATCTTCACCGACAACCCTCAGGCCATCCCCGCGGTGCACCTGCAGCCCGGCCGGACCCTCTCCCTGGTCCTCATGAGAAAACGCACCCACTGGCAAGAGATCTCCATGCGGCGGATGGAGGCCATCAACAGGCATATCTCGGAGACGGCCCACCGAGAAGTGGACTACCTCTTCTGCTTAGACGTCGACTTGCTGTTTCACAACCCGTGGGGCCCGGAGACCCTGGGGGAGATGGTGGCGGTCCTCCATCCGGGCTACTACAAAGCTCCTCGAACGAAATTCCCGTACGAGAGGAGAAGGGAGTCTGCGGCCTACATCTCTAGTGATGAGGGGGACTTTTACTACGCCGGGGGGGCCTTTGGAGGCCTGGTCAAGAGAGTGTACGTGTTCACCTGGGCATGCCACATGACCATCCTAGCCGACAAGGCCAACGAGATCATGGCGGTCTGGCAAGAGGAGAGCCATCTCAATCGGCACTTCCTTTCCCATAAACCTTCGAAGGTCCTCTCTCCGGAGTACCTCTGGGACGGTTCAAAAACCAGCCCTCCTGAGGTGAGGCTGATCAAGATGTCAGCGATAGTTAAGAATCACAGGCAAATCAGGGAGTAA